One part of the Rothia sp. ZJ932 genome encodes these proteins:
- a CDS encoding replication protein RepA, which yields MENPTEKRRSYQLNKERKVYYPTPLISGSLPYVETSATIWERTNGRDVMRYSAGAIIYPDGTCGHVLPYGSYARHALVFLTTEAVRTGSTRISLKDSLRGFMKQVGLPYSARNAAQLLEQLRRIAALTVDYTAVSKASESVTVEQAGYRVGIRQRLTFSADGDLGEGGGENFIELSRDFAALVLGLDEENRHTMPIDLERWGELTSSTKSPLAFDLWLWLELRDNSLEKPVKISWEQLRQQFGSQAEEMRVFKQKFKTALKTALEHSPKATAIELGNVRGKAKGFKGLEIKPNKGTQGKLL from the coding sequence ATGGAAAACCCTACCGAAAAACGACGCTCTTACCAACTGAACAAAGAGCGCAAGGTCTACTACCCTACCCCGCTAATAAGTGGCTCACTGCCCTACGTAGAGACCTCTGCAACTATCTGGGAACGCACTAACGGGCGTGACGTAATGAGGTACTCGGCAGGGGCTATCATCTACCCAGATGGCACGTGCGGGCACGTGCTGCCCTATGGCTCATACGCTCGCCACGCCTTGGTTTTTTTGACAACCGAGGCTGTGCGCACTGGCTCGACACGCATTAGCCTAAAAGACTCCCTGCGGGGCTTCATGAAGCAAGTAGGGCTGCCCTACAGCGCCCGGAATGCTGCCCAACTCTTAGAGCAGCTTAGGCGCATTGCTGCCCTCACCGTGGATTACACCGCCGTTAGTAAAGCGAGTGAGTCTGTCACTGTAGAACAGGCGGGCTACCGGGTGGGTATCAGGCAGCGGCTGACCTTTTCAGCTGATGGGGACTTGGGAGAGGGAGGCGGTGAAAACTTCATCGAGCTGTCACGGGACTTTGCTGCGCTTGTGCTGGGTCTGGACGAAGAAAACCGCCACACAATGCCCATAGACCTAGAACGCTGGGGTGAGCTAACCAGCAGCACTAAATCACCTCTTGCCTTTGACCTTTGGCTTTGGCTAGAGCTAAGGGACAACAGCCTAGAAAAGCCTGTCAAGATCAGTTGGGAACAGCTCAGGCAGCAGTTCGGCTCACAGGCTGAGGAAATGCGCGTTTTCAAGCAAAAGTTCAAGACAGCCCTAAAGACTGCTCTCGAACACTCCCCCAAAGCCACAGCAATCGAACTGGGTAATGTTCGCGGCAAGGCTAAGGGCTTCAAGGGACTAGAAATCAAGCCCAACAAGGGCACGCAAGGGAAACTGCTCTAA
- a CDS encoding flavin reductase family protein: MTITSHSSHNLRKTFGIYPTGIALTAGHLDGTPIGMLTNSFATVSLEPPLVTVSFAHASTTWPQLHKIQRLGISFLSADDYDTAQLLRRPTAERFENLEVQKNSDGSLVLPAAAAHLIVELNQAFEAGDHIMTLWKVISHKRQDDARPLVFHDGTLHQLAA; this comes from the coding sequence ATGACTATCACTTCACACAGCTCTCACAACTTACGCAAGACCTTCGGCATCTACCCCACCGGCATTGCCCTGACCGCAGGTCACCTTGACGGCACCCCGATAGGAATGCTCACTAACTCTTTCGCAACTGTTTCATTGGAACCACCCCTGGTAACCGTCAGCTTCGCCCACGCTTCCACCACCTGGCCGCAGCTACACAAGATACAGCGTTTGGGCATCAGCTTTCTGAGTGCTGATGATTATGACACTGCCCAGCTTTTGCGTCGCCCCACCGCTGAGCGCTTCGAGAATCTAGAGGTGCAGAAAAACAGTGATGGCTCACTCGTGCTCCCGGCAGCGGCAGCCCACCTCATCGTTGAGCTCAATCAGGCATTTGAAGCGGGCGATCACATCATGACCCTGTGGAAAGTTATCTCGCACAAACGCCAAGACGACGCGCGTCCGCTGGTTTTCCATGACGGTACACTGCACCAACTAGCTGCCTAA
- the abc-f gene encoding ribosomal protection-like ABC-F family protein has protein sequence MITVTNLELRAGARLLMDEVNFRIDKGDKIGLVGRNGAGKTTMTKVLAGQTLPADGDVTRSGKIGYLPQDPKVEDMEQLAKDRIFSARGLDGVASRMRRAQEMMASEDPAEHAKGMRQYDRLEAEFIAGGGYAAESEAATITSNLDLPERLLHQPLRTLSGGQRRRVELARILFSDADIMLLDEPTNHLDADSVIWLREFLKNFQGGLLVISHDVELMELVVNKVFYLDANRAVIDIYNMGWKNYLTQREQDAARRKRERANAEKKAGALMQQAEKMRAKATKAAAAQQMIKRAEKLMRGLEEEQVVDKVAAIRFPDPAPCGKTPLTAQDLSKSYGSLEIFTNVDLAIDRGSRVVVLGLNGAGKTTLLRMLAKTTQPDTGEVTYGHGAKVGYFAQEHEILDHDRTVFENMKSAAPDLDDTRVRTILGSFLFSGDDVDKPAGVLSGGEKTRLSLATLVASSANVLLLDEPTNNLDPASREEILNALASYKGAIVMVSHDEGAVEALNPERVLMLPDAVEDLWNKEYQDLISLA, from the coding sequence TTGATTACAGTCACCAACCTTGAACTGCGCGCTGGCGCTCGCCTGCTGATGGATGAAGTGAACTTCCGTATCGACAAAGGCGACAAGATTGGCTTGGTGGGCAGAAACGGCGCTGGAAAAACAACCATGACCAAGGTTCTCGCCGGGCAGACCCTGCCTGCTGATGGCGATGTAACCCGCAGCGGCAAAATTGGTTACCTGCCGCAGGATCCTAAAGTCGAAGATATGGAGCAGCTTGCGAAAGACCGCATTTTCTCTGCTCGCGGTCTGGACGGTGTGGCGAGTCGGATGCGCCGCGCCCAAGAGATGATGGCAAGTGAAGACCCTGCCGAGCACGCTAAGGGAATGCGTCAGTATGACCGTCTGGAAGCTGAGTTTATTGCCGGTGGTGGGTACGCTGCTGAATCTGAAGCAGCAACTATTACCTCAAATCTTGATTTGCCGGAGCGTCTTTTGCATCAGCCCCTGCGCACTCTTTCAGGTGGTCAGCGTCGCCGTGTGGAACTAGCGCGCATCCTCTTTTCTGATGCCGATATTATGCTGCTCGATGAGCCCACTAACCACTTGGATGCTGACTCTGTCATCTGGCTGCGCGAATTTTTGAAGAATTTTCAGGGCGGGCTGCTGGTGATTAGTCACGATGTTGAGCTCATGGAGCTAGTGGTTAACAAGGTCTTCTACCTGGACGCCAACCGCGCGGTCATCGATATTTACAACATGGGTTGGAAGAATTACCTGACCCAGCGTGAGCAGGACGCTGCCCGTCGCAAGCGCGAGCGTGCCAACGCCGAGAAGAAGGCGGGAGCTTTGATGCAGCAGGCTGAGAAGATGCGAGCCAAGGCAACGAAGGCTGCTGCTGCCCAGCAGATGATTAAGCGCGCTGAAAAACTGATGCGAGGGCTTGAAGAAGAGCAGGTCGTTGATAAGGTCGCTGCGATTCGCTTTCCTGACCCTGCGCCCTGCGGTAAGACTCCGCTGACTGCTCAGGATCTTTCGAAGTCCTACGGTTCGCTGGAGATTTTCACCAACGTTGATTTGGCAATTGACCGCGGTTCACGGGTGGTGGTGCTGGGTCTTAATGGTGCCGGTAAAACTACCTTGCTGCGCATGCTGGCAAAGACTACTCAGCCTGATACCGGTGAGGTGACTTACGGGCACGGGGCGAAGGTTGGTTATTTTGCGCAGGAACACGAAATTTTGGATCACGACCGCACTGTCTTTGAGAATATGAAGTCGGCGGCACCTGATTTGGATGATACGCGCGTGCGCACCATTCTCGGTTCTTTCTTGTTCTCGGGTGATGATGTTGATAAGCCCGCCGGTGTTCTTTCCGGTGGTGAGAAGACCCGCTTGTCGCTGGCGACCCTGGTGGCTTCATCGGCAAATGTCTTGTTGCTGGATGAGCCGACCAACAACCTTGACCCGGCATCGCGCGAAGAGATTCTAAATGCGTTGGCAAGTTATAAAGGTGCTATTGTGATGGTTTCGCATGATGAGGGCGCTGTTGAGGCTCTCAATCCCGAGCGTGTGCTGATGCTGCCTGATGCTGTTGAGGATCTGTGGAACAAGGAATACCAGGATCTTATTTCTCTCGCCTAG
- a CDS encoding TetR/AcrR family transcriptional regulator → MNLKTTENTKKPRADAVKNRQKILDVARISFETDGVNISMDAIAKAAGVGVGTLYRNFPNRETLIAAVLDEKTVKAPDITPEITSDPAASLQALTAWLRALADWFATYEGLTEPMRRAVEEYNSPLNMQCQDVIAQLDALLEPVQRAGLVRPEVTGRELYLATLGMAWAAQHSENPEVLYELLATGWRSPGM, encoded by the coding sequence ATGAACTTAAAAACAACAGAAAACACCAAAAAACCCCGCGCTGATGCGGTTAAAAACCGCCAAAAAATTCTTGACGTAGCCCGCATATCCTTCGAAACTGACGGCGTTAACATCTCCATGGACGCCATCGCTAAAGCCGCCGGGGTAGGAGTAGGAACCCTCTACCGCAACTTCCCCAACCGTGAAACTCTCATCGCCGCGGTCCTTGACGAAAAAACAGTCAAAGCCCCCGATATCACTCCGGAAATCACGAGCGACCCAGCAGCGTCACTTCAGGCGCTGACCGCTTGGTTGCGCGCGCTCGCTGACTGGTTTGCTACTTACGAAGGGCTGACCGAACCCATGCGCCGGGCGGTTGAAGAATACAATTCACCGCTCAATATGCAGTGTCAGGACGTGATTGCTCAGTTGGATGCGCTGCTGGAACCTGTGCAGCGGGCTGGGCTGGTGCGTCCCGAGGTAACCGGGCGTGAACTCTATCTGGCAACTTTGGGTATGGCATGGGCTGCCCAGCACAGTGAGAACCCTGAAGTGCTGTACGAACTGCTTGCCACCGGCTGGCGTTCACCCGGTATGTGA
- a CDS encoding energy-coupling factor ABC transporter ATP-binding protein, whose amino-acid sequence MRFFRTQKTPKPAPTFCQGAGIAFNAASFTDTLGQHTIIEALSLTLTAPSTALLGLNGSGKSSVLKLINGINTASSGSITVDGVEVAGNESAVRSRVGLLFSNPLAQLLMPTPVEDLELSLRSVITDAAQRRTRALELLETRGLGDRAHSSVYDLSGGEQQLVALSAVLAVEPEILLLDEPTTLLDLRNRLRLFEVLDSLNQQLVMSTHDLELAARCDEAVVIHEGRLWCKGPTDAVIEQYRLWCTQGFPAEPVGEL is encoded by the coding sequence ATGCGTTTTTTTCGCACTCAGAAAACCCCGAAACCCGCCCCCACTTTTTGCCAGGGGGCGGGAATCGCCTTTAACGCCGCGTCCTTCACAGACACCCTGGGGCAGCACACTATTATTGAGGCTCTCTCACTAACCCTCACGGCACCCTCCACCGCTTTGCTGGGGCTCAATGGCAGTGGCAAATCTTCCGTTCTCAAACTCATTAACGGCATCAATACTGCCAGCAGTGGCTCTATCACAGTTGATGGTGTTGAGGTAGCGGGCAATGAAAGCGCAGTGCGCTCGCGGGTGGGCTTGCTGTTTTCTAATCCGCTGGCGCAGCTGCTGATGCCCACACCGGTTGAAGATTTAGAACTTTCCCTGCGCTCGGTCATCACCGATGCCGCCCAGCGCCGGACGCGCGCGCTGGAGCTGCTCGAAACACGCGGGTTGGGCGATCGCGCCCACTCCAGCGTCTACGACCTTTCAGGGGGCGAGCAGCAACTGGTTGCTCTTTCTGCCGTTTTAGCGGTGGAACCTGAGATTTTGTTGCTGGATGAGCCAACGACCCTGCTTGATCTTCGTAATCGGTTGCGCCTGTTTGAAGTTCTTGATTCCTTAAATCAGCAGCTGGTAATGAGTACCCACGATCTCGAACTTGCCGCTAGGTGCGATGAAGCTGTGGTGATTCATGAAGGCAGGCTCTGGTGTAAAGGGCCTACTGATGCTGTCATCGAGCAGTATCGCCTGTGGTGCACTCAGGGCTTCCCGGCAGAGCCGGTAGGTGAGCTGTGA
- a CDS encoding energy-coupling factor transporter transmembrane protein EcfT has translation MTGQQLFGTYCPGTTPVHRAPLWTKGLFLLTLSLTLALTRQWWISAVALVIVVAIGAAGGVSIKSWWHSFAPLGWILAILIIFYTLTRTLPTGADVIFTLLAVVAASRILLTTTALPTLIDGFLHLISPLRLVGIKTDRFALALALMIRSIPVLFNEYELLKQAAAARGVSPAPHRLLIPWVISAVAYAHHTGDALSARGLPED, from the coding sequence GTGACCGGTCAGCAGCTCTTTGGCACTTACTGCCCCGGCACTACCCCGGTTCACAGGGCACCCCTGTGGACTAAAGGTCTTTTCTTGCTGACCTTGAGTCTGACGCTGGCGCTGACTCGCCAGTGGTGGATCAGCGCCGTTGCCCTCGTCATTGTTGTTGCTATCGGGGCAGCGGGAGGGGTTTCCATTAAATCTTGGTGGCATTCATTTGCTCCCCTGGGGTGGATTCTGGCGATTCTGATTATTTTTTACACCCTCACCAGAACGCTACCAACAGGTGCAGATGTCATCTTCACTCTTCTTGCCGTTGTTGCCGCATCACGCATCCTACTCACTACCACCGCCCTGCCGACCCTCATTGACGGTTTTCTGCATCTCATTTCGCCTCTGCGGCTGGTTGGCATTAAGACGGACAGGTTCGCCCTTGCTTTGGCGCTGATGATTCGCTCGATCCCGGTGCTCTTCAACGAGTACGAGCTGCTCAAGCAGGCGGCAGCAGCTCGCGGTGTCTCCCCTGCCCCGCACCGGTTGCTGATTCCCTGGGTGATTTCGGCTGTTGCTTACGCTCACCACACCGGGGACGCGCTCAGCGCCCGCGGGCTACCAGAAGACTAA
- a CDS encoding biotin transporter BioY, whose translation MSSTHTSARPTSAGTSIALVAVFAALIAACALLPAIPIGPVGVPITLQTLGVYIAMLVLGPRRGAAACTLYLIAGFIGLPVFARGGSGVGVLAGPSAGYLLSYPVAAAVAGLVGYILIRKYRAHLAGFFGQFAATCIALLVITGMGIVGMMVNAHLTLGAAFSAAIIYIPGDLIKGVLAALVAVAVHRAFPQLAGK comes from the coding sequence ATGAGTTCAACACATACCTCTGCCCGCCCCACTTCTGCGGGTACCTCTATTGCGCTTGTCGCTGTTTTTGCTGCCCTTATTGCCGCCTGTGCCCTTCTACCCGCGATTCCGATCGGACCGGTTGGTGTTCCCATCACCTTGCAGACCCTCGGCGTCTATATCGCGATGCTCGTTCTGGGTCCCCGGCGAGGTGCAGCAGCCTGCACCCTCTACCTGATAGCTGGCTTCATTGGTTTGCCGGTGTTTGCTCGTGGCGGCTCCGGCGTTGGTGTACTGGCAGGCCCCTCCGCCGGTTACCTGCTGAGCTATCCCGTAGCGGCGGCTGTCGCAGGCTTGGTGGGCTACATACTTATTCGCAAGTACCGCGCACATCTTGCAGGTTTCTTCGGACAGTTCGCGGCAACCTGTATCGCTTTACTCGTCATTACAGGAATGGGAATCGTTGGCATGATGGTCAACGCCCACCTCACCCTTGGGGCAGCATTCTCTGCCGCTATTATCTATATTCCCGGTGACCTTATCAAAGGCGTGTTGGCAGCGCTGGTTGCTGTTGCCGTTCACCGCGCATTCCCACAGCTTGCCGGCAAGTAA